One window of the Archangium primigenium genome contains the following:
- a CDS encoding type 4a pilus biogenesis protein PilO — MDKHLDRIVKAPPAVKFGGLAAVVVLMTVANYFLVIEPLEVTSQGLRGDQRKLDLELAEKSEIAQNLNERRREMDVLEQKLAEALTELPENKDVEELLAQLNDIGKKSGLEIARVEPGPESVGGGDFFARIPIKMSVSGNYQEIAMFLQEVSTMRRIVNVNNIKLDGAKMKNEKVVLTSSFLATTFRFVNTANAAAKPAQTKNKK; from the coding sequence ATGGACAAGCATCTCGATAGAATCGTCAAGGCGCCTCCCGCGGTGAAGTTCGGCGGCCTGGCCGCGGTGGTGGTCCTCATGACCGTCGCCAACTACTTCCTCGTCATCGAGCCGCTGGAAGTCACCAGCCAGGGCCTCCGGGGTGATCAGCGCAAGCTCGACCTGGAGCTGGCCGAGAAGAGCGAGATCGCGCAGAACCTCAACGAGCGTCGGCGCGAGATGGACGTGCTCGAGCAGAAGCTCGCCGAGGCGCTCACCGAGCTGCCCGAGAACAAGGACGTCGAGGAGCTGCTCGCTCAGCTCAACGACATTGGCAAGAAGTCCGGGCTGGAGATCGCCCGCGTGGAGCCGGGCCCCGAGTCGGTGGGCGGTGGCGACTTCTTCGCGCGCATCCCCATCAAGATGTCCGTGAGCGGCAACTACCAGGAGATCGCCATGTTCCTCCAGGAGGTGTCGACCATGCGGCGCATCGTGAACGTCAACAACATCAAGCTCGATGGCGCCAAGATGAAGAACGAGAAGGTGGTGCTCACCAGTTCGTTCCTCGCCACGACGTTCCGCTTCGTCAACACGGCCAATGCGGCCGCGAAGCCAGCTCAAACCAAGAACAAGAAGTAG
- a CDS encoding pilus assembly protein PilP — MKTIHSMLLSGALALSLAGCGEAEAPKPTPAPKPAAQAEAPKPKPVETTVATGYVYSYNPVGKRDPFRSPLEDIVDRAPVAGSGPACSEPLCQWDIDQLKLVAVVTGDANPMAMVEDPIGRGHVVRRNTRMGRQGGKVTQILRDEVTVTETITTDSRVLYNSVKLGLKQDSKMDPAYNLMTGKNWEQ, encoded by the coding sequence ATGAAGACGATCCACTCCATGCTGTTGTCGGGGGCTCTGGCCCTCTCACTCGCGGGTTGCGGCGAGGCGGAGGCTCCCAAGCCGACGCCGGCGCCCAAGCCCGCCGCTCAGGCGGAGGCGCCCAAGCCCAAGCCGGTGGAGACGACGGTCGCGACCGGCTACGTCTACAGCTACAACCCGGTGGGCAAGCGTGATCCGTTCCGCAGCCCGTTGGAAGACATCGTCGACCGCGCGCCCGTGGCCGGCTCGGGGCCCGCGTGCAGCGAGCCCCTGTGCCAGTGGGACATCGACCAGCTCAAGCTGGTGGCGGTGGTGACGGGTGATGCCAACCCCATGGCCATGGTGGAAGATCCCATCGGTCGGGGTCACGTGGTACGCCGCAACACGCGAATGGGTCGCCAGGGTGGAAAGGTGACGCAAATCCTCCGGGACGAGGTCACGGTGACCGAGACCATCACCACGGATTCGCGGGTGCTCTACAACTCGGTGAAGCTGGGTCTCAAGCAGGATTCCAAGATGGATCCGGCCTACAACCTGATGACGGGCAAGAACTGGGAGCAGTAG
- a CDS encoding PilN domain-containing protein, whose protein sequence is MMIRINLLPIRKKVQQEAGRQILALFAVVLLVAAGGNIYWFMEQDGIVQGQREGIRATKARITELDKTIGEVKNINTRKAEVEKKLAVLDELRRGRSGPVRMLDALSSSMPKKAWLNSFNEERGSVKLAGSAVSHDDVAELMRNLHGMVWTPKGIGRMVEQRREAKTTRVELLAAEVSIEEFPVSDIKPFFSNVDLRSTQQKGQATKPGEVPTVDFDITLSSNYAI, encoded by the coding sequence ATGATGATTCGCATCAATCTGTTGCCCATCCGCAAGAAGGTGCAGCAGGAGGCGGGCCGGCAGATCCTCGCGCTGTTCGCGGTGGTGCTGCTGGTTGCCGCGGGTGGCAACATCTACTGGTTCATGGAGCAGGACGGTATCGTGCAGGGGCAGCGCGAGGGCATCCGCGCGACCAAGGCCCGCATCACCGAGCTCGACAAGACCATTGGCGAGGTGAAGAACATCAACACCCGCAAGGCCGAGGTCGAGAAGAAGCTCGCGGTGCTCGATGAATTGCGCCGGGGCCGCTCGGGTCCGGTGCGCATGCTCGACGCGCTCTCCAGCTCCATGCCGAAGAAGGCGTGGCTCAACAGCTTCAACGAGGAGCGGGGCAGCGTGAAGCTGGCGGGCTCCGCGGTGAGCCACGACGACGTGGCCGAGCTGATGCGCAACCTGCACGGCATGGTGTGGACGCCCAAGGGCATCGGCCGGATGGTGGAGCAGCGCCGCGAGGCCAAGACGACCCGCGTCGAGCTGCTCGCGGCCGAGGTCTCCATCGAGGAGTTCCCGGTGAGCGACATCAAGCCCTTCTTCTCCAACGTGGACCTGCGCAGCACCCAGCAGAAGGGCCAGGCCACCAAGCCGGGCGAGGTTCCCACGGTGGACTTCGACATCACCCTCTCTTCCAACTACGCCATCTGA
- the pilM gene encoding type IV pilus assembly protein PilM has protein sequence MAKGKLALGLDIGSTSVKMILLKEQRKRGQVNYALQSFGMKPLPPEAIVDGALMNSTAIVQALQELLTELKIKGKDVAIGVSGHSVIIKKIQMPRMSQAELEESIQWEAEQYIPFDVKDVNIDTQILDAGGNDATGQMDVLLVAAKKDMINDYTTVVSESGLQPVVVDVDAFAVQNMFAANYDVPEKETVVLINAGASVVNINIIANGITVFTRDVTIGGNQFTEEIQKQLNVSYEEAETLKIGGTSSDADAVVPQEVERVLLSVAEQVAGEIQRSLDFYAGTAVEANFTKVYLSGGTAKIPALFKTIESRVGVPVEILNPFRKIDVDNRKFDPAFIMEVAPMAAVAVGLALRRPGDKVG, from the coding sequence ATGGCGAAGGGTAAGCTGGCTCTCGGTCTTGATATCGGATCGACCTCGGTGAAGATGATTCTGCTCAAGGAGCAGCGCAAGCGGGGTCAGGTGAACTACGCGCTGCAGAGCTTCGGAATGAAGCCGCTGCCGCCCGAGGCCATCGTGGACGGCGCGCTGATGAACTCCACCGCCATCGTCCAGGCGCTGCAGGAGTTGCTCACCGAGCTGAAGATCAAGGGCAAGGACGTCGCCATCGGCGTGTCGGGCCACTCGGTCATCATCAAGAAGATTCAGATGCCCCGCATGAGCCAGGCCGAGCTCGAGGAGAGCATCCAGTGGGAGGCGGAGCAGTACATCCCCTTCGACGTCAAGGACGTGAACATCGACACGCAGATCCTCGACGCGGGGGGCAACGACGCCACCGGTCAGATGGACGTGCTGCTCGTGGCGGCCAAGAAGGACATGATCAACGACTACACCACCGTGGTCTCCGAGTCGGGGCTGCAGCCGGTGGTGGTGGACGTGGACGCCTTCGCGGTCCAGAACATGTTCGCCGCCAACTACGATGTCCCCGAGAAGGAGACCGTGGTGCTCATCAACGCGGGCGCCTCGGTGGTGAACATCAACATCATCGCCAACGGCATCACGGTGTTCACCCGTGACGTCACCATCGGTGGCAACCAGTTCACCGAGGAGATCCAGAAGCAGCTCAACGTCTCCTACGAGGAGGCCGAGACGCTCAAGATCGGCGGCACCAGCAGCGACGCGGACGCGGTCGTTCCGCAGGAAGTGGAGCGGGTGCTGTTGAGCGTGGCCGAGCAGGTGGCCGGAGAAATCCAGCGCTCGCTGGACTTCTACGCGGGCACCGCCGTGGAAGCCAACTTCACCAAGGTCTACCTGTCGGGCGGAACGGCGAAGATTCCCGCGCTGTTCAAGACCATCGAGTCGCGCGTGGGGGTGCCGGTGGAGATCCTCAACCCCTTCCGCAAGATCGACGTGGACAACCGCAAGTTCGATCCCGCCTTCATCATGGAGGTGGCGCCCATGGCGGCGGTGGCGGTGGGTCTGGCGCTTCGGCGACCGGGTGACAAGGTCGGCTGA